The following proteins come from a genomic window of Blattabacterium cuenoti:
- the recG gene encoding ATP-dependent DNA helicase RecG has protein sequence MSCNILKKSIKYLKGLSLKKASLFNTELNLYTYEDLLFFYPKGYRHLSAIKNISELSNHDNDFVQILGIITKIEERNYKNKKGKMLIAHFEDKTGYIELVWFQKKNILKNIIKNITVIVFGKVKYFQNKIQIIHPNIKKFHSSVKNFSIFPVYPIPKNLKEKGINNFFMTNLLQNLIEELKDDINEFFFQDLMNNKLMSRKKALIQIHFPESLDSLLQAQYSLKFEELFLLKLFFLSKKELAHSCPFTKLGKNFHNFYKNFLPFTLTEEQKKVFKEIWNDLKKPTQMNRLLQGEVGCGKTIIAMLSMLVALDNGFQSCLMAPTEVLAIQHYYSIKKMFSKIGIKIALLTSSIPDSIRKSLYHEILTGEISIIIGTHSLIQDKVQFQNLGLAIIDEEQRFGVEQREKIWKKNEKIPHILIMTATPIPRTLAMIIYHDLNISIIKKLPLGRIPIKTIHFWNKNRNQAFKIVKNQISIGRQIYIIYPTINTSLKYKNLMRGYQEIREKFKNLKNQIGILHGEMNFQEKNIQMNRFLRGKTKILIATTVIEVGVDVPNASVILIENADLFGLSQLHQLRGRVGRGIHQSYCILLTDKKISVEGGFRIKKMCETNKGLEIAKEDLKLRGGGDLIGTKQSGKNYFRIVNLIKDYKLIKEVFPIAKMFFQKNPNFLNDTKNIFYEYYKKINEKIVNK, from the coding sequence ATGTCCTGCAATATTCTAAAAAAATCTATAAAATATTTAAAAGGATTGAGTTTAAAGAAAGCTTCTTTATTCAATACTGAATTAAACCTTTATACATATGAGGATTTACTTTTTTTTTATCCTAAAGGATATAGGCATTTATCCGCAATAAAAAACATATCAGAATTATCCAATCATGATAATGATTTTGTACAAATATTAGGTATAATCACTAAGATTGAAGAAAGAAACTATAAAAATAAAAAAGGAAAAATGTTAATAGCACATTTTGAAGACAAAACAGGTTATATAGAGTTAGTTTGGTTTCAAAAAAAAAATATTTTAAAAAATATAATCAAAAATATTACAGTCATAGTTTTTGGAAAAGTTAAATATTTTCAAAATAAAATTCAAATTATTCATCCAAACATTAAAAAATTCCATTCTTCAGTAAAAAATTTTTCTATATTTCCTGTATATCCTATTCCTAAGAATTTAAAAGAAAAAGGAATAAATAATTTTTTTATGACTAATTTATTACAAAATCTTATAGAAGAGTTAAAAGATGACATAAATGAATTTTTTTTTCAAGATTTGATGAATAATAAATTAATGTCAAGAAAAAAAGCTTTAATTCAAATTCATTTTCCAGAATCTTTAGATTCCTTATTACAAGCGCAATATTCTTTAAAATTTGAAGAGTTATTCCTATTAAAACTATTTTTTTTATCTAAAAAAGAATTAGCACATAGTTGTCCTTTTACAAAATTAGGTAAGAATTTTCATAATTTTTACAAAAATTTTTTACCTTTTACTTTAACAGAAGAACAAAAAAAAGTATTTAAGGAAATATGGAATGATTTGAAAAAACCCACTCAAATGAATCGATTATTACAAGGAGAAGTAGGATGTGGAAAAACCATCATAGCCATGTTATCAATGCTTGTCGCTTTAGATAACGGATTTCAATCTTGTTTGATGGCTCCTACTGAAGTTTTAGCCATACAACATTATTATTCTATAAAAAAAATGTTTTCTAAAATTGGAATTAAAATAGCATTATTAACAAGTTCTATTCCTGATTCTATACGAAAATCTCTCTATCATGAAATCTTAACAGGAGAAATCTCTATTATAATAGGAACACATTCTTTAATTCAGGATAAAGTTCAATTTCAAAATCTTGGATTGGCAATAATAGATGAAGAACAACGTTTTGGAGTAGAACAGAGAGAAAAAATTTGGAAAAAAAATGAAAAAATTCCTCATATTTTAATTATGACAGCGACTCCTATTCCTAGGACATTAGCAATGATTATTTATCATGATTTAAATATTTCTATCATCAAAAAATTGCCTTTAGGAAGAATACCTATTAAAACTATTCATTTTTGGAATAAAAATAGAAATCAAGCTTTTAAAATTGTGAAAAACCAAATCTCAATAGGAAGACAAATTTATATTATATACCCCACTATAAATACTTCTTTGAAATATAAAAATTTAATGAGAGGATACCAGGAAATTAGAGAAAAATTTAAAAATTTGAAAAATCAAATTGGAATTTTACATGGTGAAATGAATTTTCAAGAAAAAAATATACAAATGAATCGATTTTTACGTGGTAAAACAAAAATTCTAATAGCAACTACGGTTATAGAAGTAGGAGTAGACGTTCCTAACGCTTCAGTGATTTTAATAGAAAATGCAGATCTTTTCGGTTTATCTCAATTACATCAATTAAGAGGAAGAGTAGGAAGAGGGATACACCAAAGTTATTGCATTCTTCTTACGGATAAGAAAATTAGTGTAGAAGGTGGTTTTAGAATCAAAAAAATGTGTGAAACAAATAAAGGATTAGAAATAGCTAAAGAAGATCTGAAATTACGTGGTGGTGGAGACTTAATAGGAACTAAACAAAGTGGAAAAAATTATTTTCGTATAGTAAATTTGATAAAAGATTATAAATTAATAAAAGAAGTTTTTCCAATTGCTAAAATGTTTTTTCAAAAAAATCCTAATTTTTTAAATGATACAAAAAATATTTTTTATGAATACTATAAAAAAATAAATGAAAAGATTGTAAATAAGTAA
- a CDS encoding ATP-dependent helicase produces MNSLNSSQRKIIETINGPILVLAGAGSGKTRVITHRIVHMIQNIGIYPSNILALTFTKKAAKEMKNRIYNMMMNQTDSDQITLGTFHSIFSNILRKESHWLGFKSNYTIYDHKDSENVIKQIFKDLNIDISLNYKEIKRKISEYKNNLYGFFYKRKLINQKLEEPITKIYESYTKRCFQANALDFDDILLYTNYLFFYFPNVLKKYQQKFKYILIDEYQDTNLSQNTVIKNLVSQHKNLFVVGDDAQSIYGFRGAHLSNILNFHLDYKNAKIFRLEQNYRSTNYIVQASNNIISFNKKKIFKKIWTNNEEGEKIKIYCASSEREEAQYIACSILSIKRKKNLQFENFAILYRAKIQSHIIEYSLKKKNIPYHIYGSISFEKRKEIRDFLAYLRVIVNPNDEESLLRIIKKRNQKIVKNILSLSQKKGITVYNIIQNIENYKSLLKINNRTKNNFINLIFTIEKLRVNVEKDNAYVIAKNVISFLTKQNYYKNEDFQSILDNIFQYVKEQEELKNHGDTSLFGFLRCFYLEIHEDINHKENEKNKVSLMTIHLSKGLEFSIVFIAGLEENLFPSKSSLLTPLKIEEERRLFYVALTRAQKKAVLTYAKHRFIWGEKKENNPSRFIHEMNKNFIDIENHHKHILEKKKIHSLNHFHHVNHNKKNYENSKYLKMKKGVKVFHKNFGLGIIVELQNHNQIALIKFQQSGKKRIFLKLDKLVIYS; encoded by the coding sequence ATGAATTCTCTGAATAGCTCTCAACGAAAAATTATAGAAACGATTAATGGTCCCATATTAGTTCTTGCTGGAGCAGGATCAGGAAAAACTCGTGTGATTACACACCGCATTGTTCATATGATTCAAAATATAGGAATATATCCTTCTAATATATTGGCTTTAACTTTTACCAAAAAAGCTGCTAAAGAAATGAAAAATCGTATTTATAACATGATGATGAATCAAACAGATTCTGATCAAATCACACTGGGAACTTTTCATTCTATATTTTCCAATATTCTAAGAAAAGAATCTCATTGGTTGGGATTTAAGTCTAATTATACTATTTATGATCATAAAGATTCAGAAAATGTCATAAAACAAATATTCAAAGATCTAAATATAGATATATCTTTGAATTATAAAGAGATCAAAAGAAAAATATCTGAATACAAAAATAATTTATATGGTTTCTTCTATAAAAGAAAATTAATAAATCAAAAATTGGAAGAACCTATTACTAAAATTTATGAATCTTATACAAAACGTTGTTTTCAAGCAAACGCATTAGATTTTGATGATATATTACTTTATACTAATTATTTATTTTTTTATTTTCCAAACGTGTTGAAAAAATATCAACAAAAATTTAAATACATATTAATTGATGAATACCAAGATACCAATTTATCTCAAAATACTGTTATAAAAAATTTAGTTTCTCAACATAAAAATCTTTTTGTAGTAGGAGATGACGCTCAAAGCATTTATGGGTTTCGTGGAGCTCATCTTTCAAATATTTTAAATTTTCATCTTGATTATAAAAATGCTAAAATCTTTCGTCTTGAACAAAACTATCGTTCTACTAACTATATCGTGCAAGCTTCTAACAATATTATTTCTTTTAATAAAAAGAAAATTTTCAAAAAAATATGGACAAATAATGAAGAAGGAGAAAAAATAAAAATATATTGTGCTTCTTCTGAACGAGAAGAAGCACAATATATTGCTTGTTCTATTCTTTCAATAAAAAGAAAAAAAAATTTACAATTTGAAAACTTTGCTATTCTTTACAGAGCAAAGATACAATCACATATTATAGAATATTCACTCAAAAAAAAAAATATACCATATCATATATATGGATCCATTTCGTTTGAAAAACGAAAAGAAATTCGAGATTTTTTAGCTTATCTTAGAGTGATTGTGAATCCAAATGATGAAGAATCTTTATTACGTATTATAAAAAAAAGAAATCAAAAGATAGTAAAAAACATATTGAGTTTATCTCAAAAAAAAGGAATTACAGTTTATAACATAATACAAAATATAGAAAATTATAAATCGTTATTAAAAATAAATAATAGAACAAAAAATAACTTTATAAATTTAATTTTTACAATCGAAAAGTTACGTGTTAATGTAGAAAAAGACAATGCATATGTCATAGCAAAAAATGTGATAAGTTTTTTGACAAAACAAAACTATTATAAAAATGAAGATTTTCAATCTATACTTGATAATATATTTCAATATGTTAAAGAACAAGAAGAATTAAAAAATCATGGAGATACAAGTTTATTTGGTTTTTTACGATGTTTTTATTTGGAAATACATGAAGATATTAATCATAAAGAAAATGAAAAAAATAAAGTTTCATTAATGACAATTCATTTATCCAAAGGATTAGAATTTTCCATTGTTTTTATTGCAGGATTAGAAGAAAATTTGTTTCCATCAAAATCCAGTCTTTTAACCCCGTTAAAAATAGAAGAAGAACGTCGTTTATTTTATGTTGCTTTAACTCGAGCTCAAAAAAAAGCAGTACTCACTTATGCGAAACATAGATTTATATGGGGGGAAAAAAAAGAAAATAACCCTAGTCGTTTTATTCACGAAATGAATAAAAATTTCATTGATATAGAAAATCATCATAAACATATATTAGAAAAAAAAAAAATTCATTCTTTGAATCATTTTCATCATGTGAATCATAATAAAAAAAATTATGAAAATTCTAAATATTTAAAAATGAAAAAAGGAGTCAAAGTTTTTCACAAGAATTTTGGATTAGGAATCATTGTAGAATTGCAAAATCACAATCAAATAGCTTTAATAAAATTTCAACAATCAGGAAAAAAAAGAATTTTTCTAAAATTGGATAAACTTGTTATTTACTCATAA
- a CDS encoding cation diffusion facilitator family transporter: MNDSKKIKLNFYFQKIICFVAIILFIVKLITWHITSSLSIFSDAMESLINIISGFIGLCSLYISSLPKDQNHPYGHGKIEFISTAIEGFLISIVGTTIFINTFIRIKYYHMHGVLLSRLDYGIFLMSFTGMINYFLGLLACKIGHKNGALTLIASGKHLQIDTYSTFGIVVGLILLNITKCIWIDPIISIIFSSLILYTGFKLLRNATAGIMDESDKKLLRKLSFYLNKNRDDHWIDLHHLKIIKYGSALHIDCHLTVPWFFNIKKANQEVKKLTQLTKNKFGFKVELSVHVEACSNNHCIFCFNHSCKERKNLFQKKILWTLDKTSYYNNKQY, translated from the coding sequence ATGAATGATTCAAAAAAAATTAAATTAAATTTCTATTTTCAGAAAATAATTTGTTTTGTAGCGATTATTTTATTTATCGTAAAATTAATTACTTGGCATATTACTTCTTCACTTTCTATATTTAGTGATGCTATGGAAAGTTTGATTAATATCATTAGTGGTTTTATCGGATTATGTAGCCTTTATATATCATCTTTGCCTAAAGATCAAAATCATCCATATGGACACGGTAAAATAGAATTTATATCAACAGCTATAGAAGGGTTTTTAATTTCTATAGTAGGAACTACTATTTTTATAAATACTTTTATACGTATTAAATATTATCATATGCATGGAGTCCTTTTATCAAGATTAGATTATGGTATTTTCTTAATGTCCTTTACTGGAATGATTAATTATTTTTTAGGATTATTAGCCTGCAAGATAGGGCATAAAAATGGAGCTTTAACATTAATAGCTAGTGGAAAACATCTTCAAATCGATACTTATTCTACTTTTGGTATAGTTGTAGGACTTATTTTATTGAATATCACTAAATGTATATGGATTGATCCTATTATTTCTATTATTTTTTCATCCTTAATATTATATACAGGATTTAAATTATTAAGAAATGCTACAGCTGGAATTATGGATGAATCTGATAAAAAACTTTTAAGAAAATTATCTTTTTATCTCAATAAAAATAGAGATGATCATTGGATCGATCTTCATCATTTAAAAATTATTAAATATGGTAGTGCATTGCATATCGATTGTCATTTAACTGTTCCATGGTTTTTTAATATAAAAAAAGCGAATCAAGAAGTGAAAAAATTAACTCAACTAACTAAAAATAAATTTGGATTTAAAGTAGAATTATCGGTTCACGTTGAAGCTTGTTCTAATAATCATTGTATATTTTGTTTTAATCATTCTTGTAAAGAAAGAAAAAACCTTTTTCAAAAAAAAATTCTTTGGACTTTAGATAAAACATCTTATTATAACAACAAACAATACTAA
- a CDS encoding DUF4290 domain-containing protein, with protein sequence MEYNTNRFKLVIPEYGRNIHKMIEYAIQIKNRKKRNRCAWGIIKLMTGSIHPKFQKSIPYFQHKLWNQLFIMSKYQLDIDTPFPKPNTKETYKMSFCNKKVVYPKYLTNFRYYGKIIRNMIHAAIRCRDTQKKEGLFYAIANTMKKNYLRWNKSMVEDDVIFKDLKELSKGKICLMKNTDSLLQCSHILKYKKKEKY encoded by the coding sequence ATGGAATACAACACTAATCGTTTTAAATTGGTGATACCAGAATATGGTAGAAATATTCATAAAATGATAGAATACGCCATACAAATAAAAAACAGAAAAAAAAGAAATCGTTGTGCATGGGGTATTATTAAATTAATGACGGGATCCATTCATCCTAAATTTCAAAAGTCAATTCCTTATTTTCAACATAAATTATGGAATCAACTATTTATCATGTCTAAATATCAATTAGATATTGATACTCCTTTTCCTAAACCAAATACAAAAGAAACCTACAAAATGAGTTTTTGTAATAAAAAAGTAGTATACCCTAAATATTTAACTAATTTTAGATATTATGGTAAAATCATAAGAAACATGATCCATGCAGCAATACGTTGTAGAGATACGCAAAAAAAAGAAGGATTATTTTATGCTATTGCTAATACAATGAAAAAAAACTATCTAAGATGGAATAAAAGTATGGTGGAAGATGACGTCATATTTAAAGACTTAAAAGAACTTTCAAAAGGAAAAATATGTTTAATGAAAAATACAGATTCATTATTACAATGTTCTCATATTTTGAAATATAAAAAAAAAGAAAAATACTAA
- the murA gene encoding UDP-N-acetylglucosamine 1-carboxyvinyltransferase, with product MSIFQIKGGFPLKGEIHPQGAKNESLQVLCAVLLTSEKLRIKNIPEIGDVKCLMQILKNLGVLVKKNGMGDYTFQAKNINTEYLNTKKFREYGKSIRGSIMIAGPLLSRFGKVCIPIPGGDRIGRRRLDAHLTGLKLLGSRIYYHNEYKYFDLQIHKKSLTGEYILMEEASITGTANIIMAATLAKGKTTIFNAACEPYIQQLCKLLNKMGAKIKGIGSNLINIIGVKELGGCEHTILPDMVEIGSWIGLAAITCSEIKIKNVSWKNLGIVPNTFQKMGIKLEKVQDDIYIPSQKSYQIKKSLNNAILTISDAPWPGLTPDLLSILTVVATQAKGSVLIHQKMFESRLFFVDKLIEMGAQIILCDPHRATVIGLNHQSPLRGSILNSPDIRAGISLLIAALSAKGTSIIKNIEQIDRGYENIDERLRILGANIIRIT from the coding sequence ATGAGTATTTTTCAAATAAAAGGAGGATTTCCTTTAAAAGGAGAAATTCACCCACAAGGTGCTAAAAATGAATCTTTGCAGGTATTATGTGCCGTGTTATTAACTTCAGAAAAATTGAGAATTAAAAATATTCCAGAAATAGGAGATGTTAAATGTTTAATGCAAATTCTTAAAAATTTAGGAGTTTTAGTAAAAAAAAATGGAATGGGAGATTATACTTTTCAAGCAAAAAATATAAATACTGAATATTTAAATACAAAAAAATTCCGAGAGTATGGAAAATCTATCAGAGGATCAATTATGATTGCAGGTCCTTTACTTTCCAGATTTGGAAAAGTTTGTATTCCAATACCTGGAGGAGATAGGATAGGAAGACGACGTTTAGACGCTCATTTAACAGGATTAAAATTGTTAGGAAGTAGGATTTATTATCATAATGAATATAAATATTTTGACTTACAGATTCATAAAAAGAGTTTGACTGGAGAATATATTTTAATGGAAGAAGCTTCTATTACAGGAACGGCTAATATCATTATGGCTGCCACTTTAGCTAAAGGAAAAACTACAATTTTTAATGCGGCTTGTGAACCTTATATTCAACAATTATGCAAATTATTAAATAAAATGGGAGCCAAAATTAAAGGAATAGGATCTAATTTAATTAATATAATTGGAGTCAAAGAATTAGGAGGATGTGAACACACTATATTACCTGATATGGTAGAAATAGGTAGTTGGATCGGTTTGGCTGCTATTACTTGTTCTGAAATAAAAATTAAAAATGTAAGTTGGAAAAATTTAGGAATTGTTCCTAACACATTTCAGAAAATGGGGATAAAGTTAGAAAAGGTTCAAGATGACATTTATATTCCATCTCAAAAATCTTATCAAATTAAAAAATCATTAAATAATGCAATATTAACAATATCTGATGCTCCATGGCCTGGATTAACTCCAGATCTATTAAGTATTTTAACTGTAGTAGCTACTCAAGCTAAAGGTAGTGTTTTGATTCATCAGAAAATGTTCGAAAGCAGACTATTTTTCGTAGACAAACTTATTGAAATGGGAGCTCAAATCATATTATGTGATCCTCATAGAGCTACTGTTATAGGACTAAATCATCAATCTCCTCTTAGAGGATCTATATTAAATTCTCCAGATATAAGAGCAGGAATCTCTCTTCTTATAGCAGCTCTTTCTGCTAAAGGAACCAGTATTATTAAAAATATAGAACAAATAGATAGAGGATATGAAAATATAGACGAAAGATTACGTATTTTAGGGGCAAATATTATAAGAATAACATGA
- the greA gene encoding transcription elongation factor GreA, with translation MEKFEYITKEGLEKLQKEIERLENIERPKISMQIAEARDKGDLSENAEYDAIKEAQGFLEMNIAKLKKKLSNSRIIDGSKINRTRVSILSTVRVKNLTYGGEQIYTLVPEGEADLKSGKISINTPISTGLLGKQVGEIAHIKLPNKMILNYEILEIAFNE, from the coding sequence ATGGAAAAATTTGAATATATAACTAAAGAAGGATTAGAAAAATTACAAAAAGAAATCGAAAGATTGGAAAATATAGAACGGCCGAAAATATCCATGCAAATAGCGGAAGCTAGAGATAAAGGAGATTTATCAGAAAATGCAGAATATGATGCAATAAAAGAAGCTCAAGGTTTTTTAGAAATGAATATAGCTAAGTTAAAAAAAAAACTATCCAACTCACGGATCATAGATGGATCAAAAATCAATAGAACTAGAGTTTCTATTCTTTCCACAGTAAGAGTCAAAAATTTAACCTACGGAGGAGAACAAATATATACCTTAGTTCCAGAGGGAGAAGCAGATTTAAAATCAGGAAAAATATCGATAAATACTCCTATATCAACAGGATTACTTGGAAAACAAGTGGGAGAAATAGCCCATATTAAATTACCTAATAAAATGATACTTAATTATGAAATTTTAGAAATAGCATTTAATGAATAA
- a CDS encoding HIT family protein produces the protein MNNKNIFQKIIHNEILAYKVAENSDHLAFLDIYPIKIGHTLVIPKKSNRDKIFSLSEKEFISIMFFTRKIAIGIEKIIPCNRVGIFVMGFEIPHVHIHLIPMDKESDGNFSKKRMVLSSKNFEVLSEKIKKSIQNM, from the coding sequence ATGAATAATAAGAATATATTTCAAAAAATAATTCATAATGAAATTTTAGCTTATAAAGTAGCAGAAAATTCTGATCATTTAGCTTTTTTAGATATTTATCCTATAAAAATAGGACATACTTTGGTAATACCAAAAAAAAGTAATAGAGATAAAATTTTTTCTTTATCGGAAAAAGAATTTATCTCTATTATGTTTTTTACAAGAAAAATAGCTATTGGTATAGAAAAAATCATTCCTTGCAATCGTGTAGGTATATTTGTTATGGGGTTTGAAATTCCTCATGTTCATATTCATTTAATTCCTATGGACAAAGAAAGTGATGGAAATTTTTCCAAAAAAAGAATGGTTTTATCTTCAAAAAATTTTGAAGTTTTATCAGAAAAAATAAAAAAATCTATTCAAAATATGTAA
- a CDS encoding type III pantothenate kinase, whose translation MLLIINIGNSSLRFGIFDNNYNLKCNCSWIINSIPHRSLDEYIFLFRNRYHQYGIFSKFIQNIVIGSVVPSLTNIVKQSLYEIHKIKPIIVDRNSYSPIKHYSHQLGTDLYANAIAAYTLYKNQNTTYLVVDFGTALSFTCIDKYGHLQGVIIAPGVNSSLNALIGNTAQLSKNIKLKKPPSILGQYTETCIQSGIIYGYLSMVEGLINRVNQELKTNCFVIATGGFSHIYTPLTKQIHITDKLHTMKGLKILFHWNH comes from the coding sequence ATGTTATTAATAATAAATATTGGAAATTCCAGTCTTCGTTTTGGAATATTTGATAATAATTATAATTTAAAATGTAATTGTTCTTGGATTATCAATAGTATCCCACATAGATCACTAGATGAATATATTTTTCTATTTAGAAATAGATATCACCAATATGGTATTTTTTCCAAATTTATACAAAATATTGTCATTGGATCAGTAGTTCCTTCTCTTACAAATATTGTGAAACAATCTTTATATGAAATACATAAAATAAAACCTATTATCGTAGATAGAAACTCTTATTCTCCTATAAAACATTATTCTCATCAATTAGGAACCGATTTATATGCTAATGCTATAGCCGCATATACATTATACAAAAATCAAAATACCACTTATTTGGTAGTAGATTTTGGGACTGCATTAAGTTTTACCTGTATCGATAAATATGGACACCTTCAAGGTGTTATTATAGCTCCTGGAGTCAATAGTTCTTTAAATGCATTGATTGGAAATACAGCTCAATTATCAAAAAACATAAAATTAAAAAAACCTCCTAGTATATTAGGACAGTACACAGAAACATGTATTCAAAGTGGAATCATATATGGATATTTAAGCATGGTTGAAGGATTGATAAATCGGGTTAATCAAGAATTGAAAACAAATTGTTTTGTTATTGCTACCGGAGGTTTTTCTCACATATATACCCCTTTAACAAAACAAATTCATATAACAGATAAACTACATACTATGAAAGGATTAAAAATCTTATTTCATTGGAATCATTAA
- a CDS encoding alpha/beta hydrolase has protein sequence MTNIFKINTKVKGKGIPIVLLHGFMENLEIWNYIYSNISTKKYKVISIDFPGHGKSVFTEKKNTVFTMEKAAEIVKKIVKKENIQKAIFVGHSMGGYVALALAEKYPEMFLGLCLLHSTTESDTLEKKKKRIQSIQLAIHHYTLFINTSIKKLFHYEKLCSLQNQIGFVNQIASNTHIHSIISFLKGMSIRKNRTFLLKTTKFPKLYIAGLYDRILDIKKIYEETKNGNQIYFFAIPTGHMGHIEKPKKIIKILENFIDFSIFKT, from the coding sequence ATGACTAATATTTTTAAAATAAATACAAAAGTAAAAGGAAAAGGAATTCCTATAGTATTATTGCATGGATTTATGGAAAATTTAGAAATATGGAATTATATATACAGTAACATTTCTACTAAAAAATATAAAGTTATTTCAATTGACTTTCCAGGTCATGGAAAAAGTGTTTTCACAGAAAAAAAAAATACAGTTTTTACGATGGAAAAAGCTGCAGAAATTGTAAAAAAAATTGTAAAAAAAGAAAATATACAAAAAGCGATTTTTGTAGGACATTCTATGGGTGGATATGTGGCTTTAGCCTTGGCAGAAAAATATCCAGAAATGTTTTTAGGATTGTGTTTACTTCATTCTACAACAGAATCAGATACACTTGAAAAAAAGAAAAAACGCATTCAGTCTATTCAATTAGCAATCCATCATTATACATTATTTATAAACACAAGTATAAAAAAATTATTTCATTATGAAAAATTATGTTCTTTGCAAAACCAAATTGGTTTTGTAAATCAAATTGCTTCAAATACTCATATTCATAGTATTATTTCTTTTTTAAAAGGAATGTCAATTCGAAAAAATAGAACATTTTTACTAAAAACAACTAAATTTCCAAAACTATATATAGCTGGTTTATACGATAGAATTCTTGATATAAAAAAAATTTATGAAGAAACTAAAAATGGAAATCAAATATATTTTTTTGCAATACCTACAGGTCATATGGGACACATAGAAAAACCTAAAAAAATAATAAAAATATTAGAAAATTTTATAGATTTTTCTATTTTTAAAACGTGA
- a CDS encoding 5-formyltetrahydrofolate cyclo-ligase has product MNKKKLREKYLHMRKSFSRKKIRKMSSEIFFQLRKIFFLWKKTYYHIFLPIRKHKEIDTFIIINFLLKIGKYVTVPCSNFQKLSIENCLFHENTILTKKTYGILEPISKHKFIVSISLIEVIFIPLLIFDFKGYRIGYGKGFYDRFIPLCKKNIIKIGLSFFYPIKKIQDIHKNDLSIDIGITPNHIFFFNKKV; this is encoded by the coding sequence ATGAATAAAAAAAAATTACGTGAAAAATATTTACATATGAGAAAGTCTTTTTCTAGAAAAAAAATTAGAAAAATGAGTTCTGAAATTTTCTTTCAGTTAAGAAAGATATTTTTTTTATGGAAAAAAACTTATTATCACATTTTTTTACCCATACGGAAACATAAAGAAATAGATACATTTATCATTATCAATTTTTTACTAAAAATAGGAAAATATGTCACGGTACCCTGTTCTAATTTTCAGAAATTATCTATAGAAAATTGTTTATTTCATGAAAATACGATACTAACAAAAAAAACATATGGAATTTTAGAACCTATTTCTAAGCATAAATTTATTGTTTCAATTTCTCTTATCGAAGTAATATTTATTCCTTTATTAATATTTGATTTTAAAGGCTATCGAATCGGTTATGGAAAAGGTTTTTATGATAGATTTATTCCTTTATGCAAAAAAAATATTATTAAAATAGGGTTAAGTTTTTTTTATCCCATAAAAAAAATTCAAGATATACATAAAAATGATTTGTCAATCGATATAGGAATAACTCCGAACCATATTTTTTTCTTTAATAAAAAAGTTTAA